In one window of Rhizobium oryzihabitans DNA:
- the ldtR gene encoding transcriptional regulator LdtR, which produces MNSKVKPQAVVADAHEDTIRSLYMESLHLVERLHRRLLDVIKDEFDRQGRDDVNAVQALLLFNIGNSELTAGELRSRGYYLGSNVSYNVKKLVDLGLINHQRSRVDRRSVRISLTEKGQEIAETVARLYERHVGSIEKVGGIGTGEFSEMNKLLQRLDRFWNDSIAYRL; this is translated from the coding sequence ATCAATAGCAAAGTTAAGCCGCAGGCCGTTGTTGCCGATGCACATGAAGATACCATCCGCTCGCTCTACATGGAGTCGCTGCACCTGGTGGAACGTCTCCACCGCCGCCTCCTCGATGTCATCAAGGATGAGTTCGACCGTCAGGGTCGCGATGACGTCAACGCCGTTCAGGCCCTGCTGCTGTTCAACATCGGCAATTCCGAACTGACGGCCGGCGAGCTTCGTTCGCGTGGTTATTACCTCGGCTCGAACGTCTCCTACAACGTCAAGAAGCTGGTCGACCTCGGTCTCATCAACCACCAGCGCTCGCGTGTCGACCGTCGCTCGGTCCGCATCAGCCTGACCGAAAAGGGCCAGGAAATCGCCGAAACGGTTGCCCGTCTTTATGAACGCCACGTCGGCTCGATCGAAAAGGTCGGCGGCATCGGCACCGGCGAGTTCTCCGAAATGAACAAGCTGCTGCAGCGCCTCGATCGCTTCTGGAACGACTCGATAGCCTATCGTCTTTAA
- a CDS encoding DUF6163 family protein: protein MEPDSQPLPKRPLTEILFLVFMRLVAVSCFWFGLQYWAMLTGYSLGGHGRFDMLNLPWRVAGSALAVIFPVAALGLWLGASWGAVIWVMGAGAQIAMYKVWPHIFGANTLVPVMHGLVATIYILFLVAFWLDQRQNEERARIDLP, encoded by the coding sequence ATGGAACCTGATTCTCAACCTCTGCCGAAGCGTCCGCTTACGGAAATCCTCTTTCTGGTCTTCATGAGGCTGGTCGCGGTTTCCTGTTTCTGGTTCGGCCTGCAATATTGGGCGATGCTGACGGGATATTCGCTGGGAGGGCACGGACGGTTCGATATGCTGAACCTGCCCTGGCGGGTGGCGGGCAGCGCGCTTGCGGTGATTTTCCCGGTCGCGGCGCTCGGTCTCTGGCTCGGCGCTTCCTGGGGGGCGGTCATCTGGGTCATGGGCGCGGGCGCTCAGATCGCCATGTACAAGGTGTGGCCGCATATCTTCGGCGCCAACACGCTCGTACCCGTGATGCACGGCCTGGTGGCAACCATTTATATACTATTTCTGGTCGCTTTCTGGCTGGATCAGCGCCAAAATGAAGAGCGCGCAAGAATTGATTTACCATAA
- the hemB gene encoding porphobilinogen synthase: MQDKTHLVDEITGHRRMRRNRKADWTRRLVQESRLTVDDLIWPVFIVPGSNILDPIPAMPGVNRMSVDKLVEAAKEAADLGIPAIATFPNIEMELRDETGSNALEANNLINQATIAVKKAVPNIGMITDVALDPFTSHGHDGILRGDEIVNDETVEQVVRAAILQAEAGSDIISPSEMMDGRIGAIRRGLDAAGHQNVGIMAYATKFASGYYGPYREAISTAGLLKGDKNSYYISPANGMEAIRDAALDVEEGADMLMVKPGLPYLDICWRLKENFGLPTFAYQVSGEYTQIKAAAMHGWIDGERVMMETLLCFKRAGCDGILTYFAIEAARKLAKG; the protein is encoded by the coding sequence ATGCAGGACAAAACGCATCTGGTCGACGAGATCACCGGCCATCGTCGCATGCGGCGCAATCGCAAGGCGGATTGGACGCGCCGTCTGGTGCAGGAAAGCCGCCTCACCGTCGACGATCTCATCTGGCCGGTTTTCATCGTGCCGGGCAGCAATATTCTCGATCCCATTCCGGCGATGCCGGGCGTCAACCGCATGAGCGTCGACAAGCTGGTCGAAGCCGCAAAAGAGGCCGCCGATCTCGGCATTCCGGCAATTGCGACCTTTCCGAACATCGAGATGGAGTTGCGCGACGAGACCGGTTCCAACGCACTCGAGGCGAATAATCTCATCAATCAGGCAACCATCGCCGTCAAGAAAGCCGTTCCCAATATCGGCATGATCACCGATGTTGCGCTCGACCCCTTCACCAGCCATGGGCATGACGGCATTCTGCGCGGCGACGAGATCGTCAATGACGAGACCGTGGAACAGGTCGTGCGGGCGGCAATCCTTCAGGCCGAAGCCGGTTCGGACATTATTTCGCCGTCGGAGATGATGGATGGCCGTATCGGCGCCATCCGCCGCGGCCTCGATGCGGCGGGGCACCAAAATGTCGGCATCATGGCCTACGCCACGAAATTCGCCTCCGGTTATTACGGCCCCTATCGCGAGGCCATTTCCACGGCGGGACTGCTGAAGGGCGACAAGAACAGCTACTATATCAGCCCGGCCAACGGCATGGAGGCGATCCGCGACGCCGCGCTCGACGTTGAGGAAGGCGCTGACATGCTGATGGTCAAACCCGGCCTGCCCTATCTCGACATCTGCTGGCGGCTGAAGGAGAATTTCGGCCTGCCGACCTTCGCCTATCAGGTGTCCGGCGAATATACCCAGATCAAGGCCGCGGCCATGCATGGCTGGATCGACGGCGAGCGCGTGATGATGGAAACGCTTCTCTGTTTCAAGCGTGCGGGCTGCGATGGCATCCTGACCTATTTCGCCATCGAGGCCGCACGCAAACTCGCAAAGGGCTGA
- a CDS encoding arginyltransferase, with protein MNTQATPSPQFYLTAPATCPYLPNQMERKVFTHLVGPRASEMNDLLTQGGFRRSQNIAYRPACENCRACVSVRILTEQFQPTKSMRRVLSINRDVVATVHAAEPSTEQFSLFRRYLDHRHQSGGMSDMSALDYAIMVEDTHVNTRIIEYRVREPGSGIDPSKRGELLALALSDVMSDGLSMVYSFFNPDLEKRSLGTFMIMDHITRTRALGLPHVYLGYWVDGSEKMGYKTRYHPQEHLTPRGWEVYTPSGEAGDKV; from the coding sequence ATGAACACGCAGGCGACGCCCTCTCCCCAATTCTATCTTACGGCACCGGCCACCTGCCCCTACCTGCCGAACCAGATGGAGCGGAAGGTCTTTACGCATCTGGTCGGCCCGCGTGCGTCGGAAATGAATGACCTTCTGACCCAGGGCGGTTTCAGGCGTTCGCAGAACATCGCCTATCGCCCGGCTTGCGAAAACTGCCGCGCCTGCGTTTCCGTGCGCATCCTGACCGAACAGTTCCAGCCGACAAAATCGATGCGGCGCGTTCTGTCCATCAACAGGGATGTCGTCGCCACCGTCCACGCCGCCGAGCCCTCCACCGAACAGTTCTCGCTGTTTCGCCGCTATCTCGACCACCGCCACCAGTCGGGCGGCATGTCCGACATGTCGGCGCTCGATTATGCGATCATGGTCGAGGACACGCATGTGAACACCCGCATCATCGAATACCGCGTGCGCGAACCGGGCTCCGGCATTGATCCCAGCAAGCGCGGCGAGCTTCTGGCCCTGGCGCTGAGCGACGTGATGAGCGACGGGCTGTCGATGGTCTATTCCTTCTTCAACCCCGATCTCGAAAAACGCTCGCTGGGCACCTTCATGATCATGGACCACATCACCCGCACCCGCGCGCTCGGCCTGCCGCACGTCTATCTCGGCTACTGGGTAGATGGTTCGGAAAAGATGGGATACAAGACGCGCTATCATCCGCAGGAGCATCTGACACCGCGCGGGTGGGAGGTTTACACGCCATCCGGCGAGGCAGGCGATAAAGTCTGA
- a CDS encoding AbrB/MazE/SpoVT family DNA-binding domain-containing protein: protein MNVTIRKIGNSEGIIIPKEVLDRMGLKTGDTLAIEEKNGGFELRVADADFARQLDHARVFMEKYKVALKKLAE, encoded by the coding sequence ATGAATGTCACAATCCGCAAGATCGGTAATTCCGAAGGTATTATCATTCCTAAGGAAGTCTTGGATCGCATGGGCCTCAAGACGGGCGACACACTTGCCATCGAAGAAAAAAACGGCGGCTTTGAGCTGCGTGTTGCTGACGCGGATTTCGCACGGCAGCTCGATCACGCACGTGTCTTTATGGAGAAATACAAAGTTGCCTTGAAGAAACTCGCCGAATGA
- a CDS encoding type II toxin-antitoxin system death-on-curing family toxin, which translates to MTDFIFLRSDIVKQLHVMQIERFGGVHGLRDEGILESALHRPINKAGYGADDPCELAAAYLFGLARNHAFIDGNKRIAIVAAGVFLMENGYMIETDEATLYTFVLNVAAGEIDEEGACLFLKDHAVPFA; encoded by the coding sequence ATGACGGACTTCATCTTTCTTCGAAGCGACATCGTCAAGCAATTACATGTCATGCAAATAGAGCGTTTTGGCGGCGTTCATGGCCTGCGTGATGAAGGCATACTCGAATCCGCTCTGCACCGACCGATAAACAAAGCGGGTTATGGTGCAGACGATCCGTGTGAACTTGCTGCAGCTTATCTCTTTGGACTCGCACGCAATCACGCCTTTATCGATGGCAACAAGCGGATCGCCATCGTTGCCGCCGGTGTTTTTCTGATGGAAAACGGCTACATGATCGAGACCGACGAAGCTACTCTCTATACTTTCGTTCTGAACGTCGCCGCCGGTGAAATAGACGAGGAAGGCGCATGTCTTTTCCTCAAAGACCACGCCGTCCCATTTGCCTAA
- the parC gene encoding DNA topoisomerase IV subunit A: MGKNLVPPSGGDDNIHPVDLKAALEERYLAYALSTIMHRALPDVRDGLKPVHRRIIHAMSEMGIRPNSAFKKCARIVGDVIGKFHPHGDQSVYDALVRLAQDFSQRYPIVDGQGNFGNIDGDGAAAYRYTEARMTDVAALLLEGIGEDAVDFRATYNEEDEEPVVLPGAFPNLLANGASGIAVGMATSIPPHNAHELCDAALYLIKHPDASVEKLVEFIPGPDLPTGGVIVESRENILDAYKTGRGGFRVRAKWETEDLGRGGYQIVITEIPFQVQKSRLIEKIAELLLARKLPLLEDVRDESAEDVRIVLVPKSRTVDATLLMESLFRLSDLESRLPLNMNVLSLGKVPKVMALNEVLSEWLAHRKDVLVRRSRHRLAAIDRRLEILGGLLVAYLNLDEVIRIIREEDEPKQVMMAKWSLTDNQAEAILNMRLRNLRKLEEFEIRKEFDELSNEKAEIEGLLASDEKQWQTVAWEIGEVKKKYAKATEIGRRRTQFADAPDADIEAIQQAMIEKEPVTIVISQKGWIRALKGHMSDTSSLTFKEGDGPKLAFPAQTTDKLLLLTTGGKAYTLGADKLPGGRGHGEPIRIMVDMENDQDILTAFVHDPSRKLLLVSTAGNGFIVAESEMVANTRKGKQIMNVSMPDEAKLAAPVTGDHVAVVGENRKLLAFPLSQVPEMSRGKGVRLQRYKDGGVVDVKCFALADGLSWSDTAGRLFTKVGEELREWLADRATVGRTVPKGFPRSGKFGG; this comes from the coding sequence ATGGGAAAAAATCTTGTACCTCCGTCAGGCGGAGACGATAACATTCATCCGGTCGATTTGAAGGCGGCGCTTGAAGAGCGCTACCTCGCTTACGCCTTGTCGACGATCATGCATCGTGCGCTGCCGGATGTGCGCGACGGCCTGAAGCCGGTTCACCGCCGCATCATCCACGCCATGAGCGAGATGGGCATCCGCCCCAACTCGGCCTTCAAGAAATGCGCCCGTATCGTCGGCGACGTGATCGGTAAATTCCACCCGCATGGCGACCAGTCGGTCTACGATGCGCTGGTGCGTCTCGCGCAGGATTTCTCGCAGCGTTATCCGATCGTGGACGGGCAGGGCAATTTCGGCAACATCGATGGCGACGGCGCCGCTGCCTATCGTTACACCGAAGCGCGCATGACCGATGTGGCGGCGCTGCTGCTGGAGGGCATTGGCGAGGACGCGGTGGATTTCCGCGCCACCTATAACGAGGAAGACGAAGAACCCGTCGTTCTGCCGGGCGCATTCCCCAATCTGCTCGCCAATGGCGCCTCCGGCATTGCGGTGGGCATGGCGACCTCTATCCCGCCGCACAATGCGCACGAACTTTGCGATGCGGCGCTTTATCTCATCAAGCATCCGGATGCGTCGGTGGAAAAGCTGGTGGAATTCATTCCCGGCCCCGACCTGCCGACCGGCGGTGTGATTGTCGAAAGCCGCGAGAATATTCTCGATGCCTATAAGACGGGTCGCGGCGGTTTTCGCGTGCGTGCCAAATGGGAAACGGAAGATCTCGGACGCGGCGGTTATCAGATCGTCATCACCGAAATCCCCTTCCAGGTGCAGAAATCGCGCCTGATCGAAAAGATCGCCGAACTGCTGCTTGCCCGCAAGCTGCCGCTGCTCGAGGATGTCAGAGACGAATCCGCCGAAGACGTGCGCATCGTGCTGGTGCCGAAGAGCCGCACCGTTGACGCCACGCTCCTGATGGAATCCCTGTTCCGCCTGTCCGACCTCGAAAGCCGCCTGCCGCTCAACATGAACGTGCTGTCGCTTGGCAAGGTGCCGAAGGTGATGGCGCTGAACGAGGTGCTGAGCGAATGGCTGGCGCACCGCAAGGATGTGCTGGTCCGCCGTTCCCGCCACCGTCTCGCGGCCATCGACCGCAGGCTTGAAATTCTCGGCGGCCTGCTCGTCGCTTACCTCAATCTCGATGAGGTCATCCGCATCATCCGCGAGGAGGATGAGCCGAAACAGGTGATGATGGCGAAATGGTCGCTCACCGACAATCAGGCCGAAGCCATCCTCAACATGCGGCTGCGCAATCTGCGCAAGCTGGAAGAATTCGAAATCCGCAAGGAATTCGATGAACTCAGCAACGAGAAGGCCGAAATCGAGGGGCTGCTCGCCTCCGATGAAAAGCAGTGGCAGACGGTCGCCTGGGAAATTGGCGAAGTCAAAAAGAAATATGCCAAGGCAACCGAGATCGGCCGTCGCCGCACGCAGTTTGCGGATGCGCCGGATGCCGATATCGAGGCCATCCAGCAGGCGATGATCGAAAAGGAACCGGTCACCATCGTCATTTCGCAGAAGGGCTGGATCAGGGCGCTGAAGGGACACATGTCCGATACGTCGTCGCTCACCTTCAAGGAAGGCGACGGCCCGAAGCTTGCCTTCCCGGCGCAGACGACGGACAAGCTGCTGCTGCTGACGACGGGCGGCAAGGCCTATACGCTCGGCGCCGACAAGCTGCCGGGCGGTCGCGGCCATGGCGAGCCGATCCGCATCATGGTCGACATGGAGAACGATCAGGACATCCTGACGGCCTTCGTCCACGATCCGTCCCGCAAGCTTCTCCTTGTCTCGACCGCAGGCAACGGCTTCATCGTGGCCGAAAGCGAAATGGTCGCGAATACCCGCAAGGGCAAGCAGATCATGAATGTCTCCATGCCCGATGAAGCGAAGCTCGCGGCGCCGGTCACGGGCGACCATGTCGCTGTCGTCGGCGAAAACCGCAAGCTGCTCGCCTTCCCGCTGTCGCAGGTTCCGGAAATGTCGCGCGGCAAGGGCGTGCGCCTGCAACGCTATAAGGATGGCGGTGTCGTGGACGTGAAATGCTTCGCGCTCGCGGATGGCTTGAGCTGGTCCGACACGGCCGGGCGTCTCTTTACCAAGGTTGGCGAAGAATTGCGCGAATGGCTGGCCGACCGCGCCACCGTTGGCCGCACTGTGCCGAAGGGTTTTCCGCGTAGCGGGAAGTTTGGCGGGTAA
- a CDS encoding SulP family inorganic anion transporter — MNRFQTYRREWFSNIRGDVLSGIVVALALIPEAIGFSVIAGVDPKVGLFASFAIACVSAFTGGRPGMISAATAATAVLMVTLVKEHGLQYLFAATILMGVLQIAAGFARLGRVMRFVSRSVMTGFVNALAILIFMAQLPELIGVPVETYVMIAAGLAIIYLFPLVTKIIPSPLVAIVVLTCVAVFSGMDIRTVGDLGELPSTLPVFALPQVPLTFETLQIIFPYSAALAAVGLLESLLTAQIVDDMTDTGSNKSRECIGQGTGNIASALIGGMGGCAMIGQSVINVRSGGRGRLSTFVAGAFLLFLILVLDDLVRIIPMAALVAVMIMVSIGTFSWRSILDLRRNPPSSSIVMLVTVGTVLATHDLARGVLAGVLLSGVFFAGKVSRLFHVRPELAADGRQRIYRVDGQIFFASTESFIAAFDFAEEVEAVTIDVSQAHLWDISAVGALDKVVLKFRKSGKRVEVIGVNEASAHMIDRFALHDKQDGAAAPLH, encoded by the coding sequence ATGAACAGATTTCAGACTTACAGACGTGAGTGGTTTTCCAATATTCGCGGTGATGTCCTTTCCGGCATCGTCGTGGCACTCGCCCTCATTCCCGAAGCCATCGGCTTTTCCGTCATTGCCGGCGTCGATCCCAAGGTGGGGTTGTTCGCATCCTTCGCCATCGCCTGCGTTTCCGCCTTCACCGGCGGCCGTCCCGGCATGATTTCCGCGGCAACTGCCGCCACCGCCGTGCTGATGGTCACGCTCGTCAAGGAACACGGCCTGCAATATCTCTTTGCGGCCACCATCCTCATGGGCGTGCTGCAGATCGCGGCGGGCTTTGCCAGGCTCGGCCGGGTGATGCGCTTCGTCTCGCGCTCGGTCATGACCGGTTTCGTCAACGCGCTGGCGATCCTGATCTTCATGGCGCAATTGCCCGAGCTTATCGGCGTGCCGGTCGAAACCTATGTCATGATCGCGGCAGGCCTTGCGATCATCTATCTCTTTCCGCTGGTTACGAAAATCATCCCGTCGCCGCTGGTCGCCATCGTCGTCCTGACCTGCGTGGCGGTGTTTTCCGGCATGGACATCCGCACTGTCGGCGATCTCGGCGAGTTGCCTTCGACATTACCGGTCTTTGCCCTGCCGCAGGTGCCGCTGACCTTCGAAACGCTTCAGATCATCTTTCCCTATTCCGCAGCACTTGCCGCTGTCGGTCTCCTGGAATCGCTGCTAACGGCACAGATCGTCGACGACATGACGGATACCGGCAGCAACAAGAGTCGGGAATGCATCGGGCAGGGGACAGGCAACATCGCGTCTGCGCTCATCGGCGGCATGGGCGGCTGCGCCATGATCGGCCAGTCCGTCATCAATGTCCGCTCCGGCGGCAGGGGCCGGCTCTCCACTTTCGTGGCGGGTGCTTTCCTGCTGTTCCTCATTCTGGTGCTCGACGACCTCGTCCGCATCATTCCGATGGCTGCTCTGGTGGCAGTCATGATCATGGTTTCCATCGGCACCTTCTCGTGGCGCTCGATCCTCGATCTGCGCCGCAATCCGCCGTCCTCCAGCATCGTCATGCTGGTAACGGTCGGAACGGTGCTGGCGACCCATGATCTTGCAAGGGGCGTGCTGGCAGGCGTGCTTCTGTCCGGCGTGTTTTTTGCGGGCAAGGTTTCCAGGCTTTTCCACGTCCGCCCTGAACTTGCGGCGGATGGCCGGCAACGCATCTACCGTGTCGATGGCCAGATATTCTTCGCTTCGACCGAAAGCTTCATTGCCGCTTTCGATTTCGCCGAAGAGGTGGAGGCAGTGACGATCGATGTCAGCCAAGCCCATCTCTGGGATATTTCGGCAGTTGGTGCGCTGGACAAGGTGGTCCTGAAATTCCGCAAATCCGGCAAGAGGGTCGAGGTGATCGGCGTCAACGAGGCGAGCGCCCATATGATCGACCGTTTCGCCCTGCACGACAAGCAGGATGGAGCGGCAGCCCCGCTCCACTGA
- a CDS encoding methyl-accepting chemotaxis protein, with the protein MFSLVSTFKIAHRISMLALAALCGIAVIAGMLLWQRHMEARYRIAEDTLIQRDGVLTTLMDGLHESRLHQRDFLLSRDMNSVAEFDQTMDKVHQSLSSLEGSATPQVRAKLDALAQGTLAYTDRMKALVSKNRELGLTPTEGLEGAMRNGVHSIEKLIDVVANAEIRASMLMMRRHEKDFILRRDEAYTGKHAAEVETFKALVKLEYRPGVERQRIMDALEIYTASFRFYAQAVLEEQKARETVASAYNALLPVVADISTAYRQEREASALQNQTAAETTVSIVVILIAFAVVSLFAGVYFIGRSITRPATAITGAMRRLAEGETEFAVPGLRRRDEFGAMAQALEIFRQAAIAKIELERQALVARQRAEDEKAGFQREAEAQAQARLMQATTGLAAALHRLAEGDLSFELNEPFAPDFEALRHDLNRTIRQLDAAMSGIVQSSVAIDGGSQEISQSAADLARRTEQQAASLEETAAALDQLTANIRISADRAVEARSVAHSADEDASRTADLVVDTIMAMEKIEQSSGRIGSIISVIDEIAFQTNLLALNAGVEAARAGEAGRGFAVVAQEVRELAQRSAKAAAEIKVLIRNSSTEVKDGARFVRETGAALSRIGGSVKTINDHIEAIAAATKEQSLGLSEINTAVNHLDQGTQQNAAMVEENNAASAMLAGETARLKQLVHQFRLSEADMWDNRQREAA; encoded by the coding sequence ATGTTTTCGCTGGTCTCGACGTTTAAAATCGCACATCGCATATCCATGCTCGCACTGGCTGCGCTCTGCGGTATCGCCGTCATTGCGGGCATGCTGCTGTGGCAAAGGCATATGGAGGCGCGTTACCGGATTGCCGAAGACACTCTTATCCAGAGGGACGGCGTGCTGACGACGCTGATGGACGGGCTGCATGAAAGCCGCCTCCATCAGAGGGATTTCCTGCTTTCCAGGGACATGAATTCCGTCGCCGAGTTTGATCAGACGATGGACAAGGTGCATCAGTCGCTGAGCAGCCTCGAAGGCAGCGCGACGCCGCAGGTCCGCGCGAAGCTTGACGCACTGGCGCAGGGTACCCTTGCCTATACCGACCGCATGAAGGCGCTTGTTTCCAAAAACCGGGAGCTTGGCCTCACTCCCACCGAGGGCCTTGAGGGCGCGATGCGCAACGGCGTGCATTCCATCGAAAAACTCATCGACGTCGTCGCCAATGCCGAAATCCGCGCCAGCATGCTGATGATGCGCCGGCACGAGAAGGATTTCATCCTGCGGCGCGATGAAGCCTATACGGGCAAGCATGCAGCCGAGGTTGAGACCTTCAAGGCGCTGGTGAAGCTGGAATACCGGCCGGGTGTGGAGCGCCAGCGCATCATGGATGCACTGGAGATTTACACCGCCTCCTTCCGTTTTTATGCGCAGGCCGTGCTGGAGGAACAGAAGGCGCGGGAAACGGTCGCTTCCGCCTATAATGCGCTGCTGCCCGTCGTCGCGGATATTTCCACGGCCTATCGGCAGGAGCGGGAAGCCAGCGCGCTGCAAAACCAGACCGCGGCGGAAACGACCGTCTCGATCGTTGTCATCCTTATCGCGTTCGCCGTCGTGAGCCTTTTTGCCGGGGTCTACTTCATCGGCCGGTCGATAACCCGTCCGGCGACCGCGATCACCGGCGCGATGCGTCGTCTGGCCGAAGGCGAAACCGAGTTTGCGGTTCCCGGCCTTCGTCGCAGGGATGAGTTTGGCGCCATGGCGCAGGCGCTGGAGATTTTCCGGCAGGCGGCCATCGCCAAGATCGAGCTGGAGCGCCAGGCACTCGTGGCCCGTCAACGCGCCGAGGATGAAAAGGCCGGGTTCCAACGCGAGGCGGAGGCACAAGCACAGGCGCGGTTGATGCAGGCAACGACCGGACTTGCGGCGGCGCTGCATCGCCTGGCCGAAGGCGATCTATCCTTCGAACTGAACGAGCCCTTCGCGCCGGATTTCGAGGCGCTGCGACACGATCTCAACCGGACGATCCGCCAGCTCGATGCCGCCATGTCCGGCATCGTGCAGTCGAGCGTCGCGATTGACGGCGGTAGCCAGGAAATCAGCCAGAGCGCTGCCGATCTTGCCCGCCGCACGGAACAGCAGGCCGCCTCGCTCGAAGAGACCGCCGCCGCCCTTGATCAGCTGACGGCAAACATCCGCATTTCGGCGGATCGTGCGGTGGAGGCGCGCTCGGTCGCCCATTCGGCCGATGAGGATGCCAGCCGCACGGCCGATCTCGTCGTCGACACGATCATGGCCATGGAAAAGATCGAGCAATCCTCCGGCAGGATCGGCAGCATCATCAGCGTCATTGACGAGATTGCCTTCCAGACCAACCTTCTTGCTCTCAATGCCGGTGTTGAAGCCGCGCGTGCGGGGGAGGCGGGACGTGGTTTCGCCGTCGTTGCGCAGGAGGTGCGCGAACTGGCGCAGCGCTCCGCAAAGGCCGCCGCCGAGATCAAGGTGCTCATCCGCAACTCCAGCACGGAGGTGAAGGATGGCGCGCGGTTCGTGCGCGAAACCGGCGCCGCCCTGTCGCGCATCGGCGGTTCGGTGAAGACGATCAACGATCATATTGAGGCGATCGCCGCTGCCACGAAGGAGCAGTCGCTCGGGCTTTCCGAGATCAATACCGCCGTCAACCATCTGGATCAGGGCACCCAGCAGAACGCCGCCATGGTCGAGGAGAACAATGCCGCCAGCGCCATGCTGGCCGGTGAGACGGCGCGTCTCAAGCAACTGGTCCATCAGTTCCGGCTGAGCGAAGCGGATATGTGGGATAATCGCCAGCGCGAAGCAGCCTGA
- a CDS encoding FUSC family protein has product MVKTLLDRVRAAFTRALAAALAAAFAFWVAHRWLGHPQPVFAAISALICLAPGIPSHVRQGLGLMVGVTIGILVGEIALLVPHDVAEIRLASATFIAMILASMFGLPPVVPIQAGASAMLVLLMGPQAAGFVRFVDVIVGVATGVAVALVFFRERLKL; this is encoded by the coding sequence ATGGTGAAGACGCTGCTCGACCGGGTTCGCGCAGCCTTCACCCGTGCATTGGCGGCCGCACTTGCGGCCGCTTTTGCGTTCTGGGTCGCGCATCGGTGGCTGGGCCATCCACAACCCGTCTTTGCCGCAATCAGCGCGCTTATCTGCCTTGCTCCGGGAATCCCGAGCCATGTTCGTCAGGGCCTTGGCCTGATGGTCGGCGTCACCATCGGCATTCTTGTCGGGGAGATCGCGCTCCTTGTCCCGCATGATGTCGCTGAAATCAGGCTGGCCTCGGCGACCTTCATCGCCATGATCCTCGCTTCCATGTTCGGCCTGCCGCCGGTCGTGCCGATACAGGCTGGCGCTTCGGCCATGCTCGTGCTGCTGATGGGGCCGCAGGCTGCCGGTTTTGTCCGTTTTGTCGATGTGATCGTGGGTGTGGCGACTGGTGTGGCCGTAGCGCTCGTCTTCTTTCGTGAGCGGCTGAAGCTCTAG